A genomic window from Solanum dulcamara chromosome 11, daSolDulc1.2, whole genome shotgun sequence includes:
- the LOC129874929 gene encoding uncharacterized protein LOC129874929 isoform X2 has translation MAVISGSELKKENVISGSELKKGKMKKGKQSEKGISSLAKRNSSPGIRLVGGRIYDSVDGKSCHQCRQKTRDFMVGCKNMRTNKLCSINFCHKCLSNRYGEKAEEVSLLEDWKCPKCRGICNCSLCMKKRGCQPTGQLVHTAKATGYSSVSDMLEITGINNSDQIKVLKDRISSWKKINISNNEESIVSSENRGKENCIEEVSDINANSSALSKNLSDNPSAGCKRKKVNGKPDGTLSKDIVVNDLDGPHDGKKKPKKLMQGQPESEFGSKKGSVASVKETLSIESEDFRKIKERSLKEGSMKDNTIENNDPFTLTPLPQGTALTAVGDIDLQPEDVGNALQFLEFCVVFRKILDIKKGQPEAVLRDILQGRSSRRGKCSLTIQFLSNLLSFLKEEEEKSSAETLTEGKNSWHADVKMLILKSPSVSRTTGLDSLGNDAEEFENLNPSEKIKILNFVCDELLGTVKIRDWIVDQNSKFAVKAKEAKEKVTAAKDEEKRLKQKMQNEIAQVIIAKNGAQLSISEHEAVVSQIKREAAEAQASVVESKNTYSKCTDGNVYWTLKCYGDKSILLCQDVGTGDTAASDEKWSAFDAEQKEIIEKHINSLRAKMVRTHKVLRKPPHNNEATA, from the exons ATGGCGGTCATTTCAGGTTCTGAGTTGAAGAAAGAGAACGTCATTTCAGGTTCTGAGCTGAAGAAAGGGAAAATGAAGAAAGGAAAGCAATCTGAAAAGGGTATTTCTTCCCTTGCAAAGCGCAATAGTTCTCCCGGAATACGTCTTGTGGGTGGTCGAATTTATGATTCTGTTGATGGAAAGTCATGCCATCAG TGCCGCCAAAAGACTAGGGACTTTATGGTTGGTTGTAAGAATATGCGAACGAATAAGCTTTGTTCTATTAATTTCTGTCATAAATGCCTATCAAACAG GTATGGTGAGAAGGCAGAGGAAGTATCACTTTTGGAGGATTGGAAATGTCCAAAATGCAGAGGCATTTGTAACTGCAGTCTTTGCAT GAAGAAACGGGGTTGCCAACCCACTGGTCAACTTGTGCACACAGCAAAGGCAACTGGATATTCTTCTGTTTCAGATATGCTGGAGATTACTGGGATTAACAATAGTGATCAAATCAAAGTTCTGAAAGACAGGATCAGTTCATGGAAAAAGATCAATATTTCAAACAAT GAGGAAAGTATAGTTTCTTCAGAAAATAGAGGGAAGGAAAATTGTATTGAAGAGGTGAGTGACATAAATGCAAATTCTTCTGCCTTGTCCAAAAATCTCAGTGATAATCCATCTGCGGGATGTAAAAGGAAAAAGGTTAATGGAAAGCCTGATGGCACTTTGTCAAAGGATATTGTAGTGAATGACCTTGATGGTCCACATGATGGTAAAAAGAAACCAAAAAAGTTGATGCAAGGACAACCAGAATCAGAATTCGGTAGCAAGAAAGGCTCTGTTGCATCAGTGAAAGAAACTCTATCAATAGAGTCTGAAGATTTCAGAAAGATCAAGGAAAGATCTCTCAAGGAAGGTTCTATGAAAGATAACACTATTGAAAATAATGATCCTTTTACCTTGACTCCATTGCCCCAGGGAACCGCTTTGACAGCTGTTGGTGACATTGATTTACAGCCGGAAGATGTTGGGAATGCTTTacaatttttagagttttgtGTGGTTTTCAGAAAG ATACTTGACATCAAGAAGGGGCAACCAGAAGCTGTTCTCAGAGATATACTGCAGGGGAGAAGTTCGCGACGTGGAAAATGTTCTTTGACGATACAGTTTCTTAGTAACTTACTATCTTTCTTAAAAGAGGAGGAggaaaa ATCTTCAGCAGAAACCTTGACAGAAGGGAAAAACTCATGGCATGCTGATGTCAAAATGTTGATCTTAAAATCCCCCAGTGTTTCAAGAACCACGGGATTAGATTCTTTAGGTAATGATGCTGAAGAATTTGAGAACTTGAATCCCTCAGAAAAGATCAAGATCTTAAATTTTGTCTGCGATGAACTTCTTGGAACTgt aAAGATAAGGGATTGGATTGTtgatcaaaactcaaaatttgctGTAAAGGCAAAGGAAGCAAAAGAAAAAGTTACTGCTGCAAAAGATGAG GAGAAGCGCCTGAAGCAGAAAATGCAGAATGAGATAGCTCAAGTCATTATTGCAAAGAATGGTGCTCAACTCTCAATATCGGAACATGAAGCAGTTGTTTCTCAAATTAAACGTGAAGCAGCAGAAGCTCAGGCTTCTGTGGTGGAGTCAAAGAACACTTATTCAAAAT GCACTGATGGTAATGTGTATTGGACACTAAAATGCTATGGTGACAAATCCATTCTTTTATGTCAAG ATGTAGGAACTGGTGATACTGCTGCATCAGATGAAAAATGGTCTGCTTTTGATGCTGAACAGAAAGAAATCATTGAGAAGCACATTAATTCTTTAAG GGCAAAGATGGTTAGAACTCACAAGGTCCTGCGGAAACCACCTCACAATAATGAAGCTACTGCTTAA
- the LOC129874929 gene encoding uncharacterized protein LOC129874929 isoform X1 has translation MAVISGSELKKENVISGSELKKGKMKKGKQSEKGISSLAKRNSSPGIRLVGGRIYDSVDGKSCHQCRQKTRDFMVGCKNMRTNKLCSINFCHKCLSNRYGEKAEEVSLLEDWKCPKCRGICNCSLCMKKRGCQPTGQLVHTAKATGYSSVSDMLEITGINNSDQIKVLKDRISSWKKINISNNEESIVSSENRGKENCIEEVSDINANSSALSKNLSDNPSAGCKRKKVNGKPDGTLSKDIVVNDLDGPHDGKKKPKKLMQGQPESEFGSKKGSVASVKETLSIESEDFRKIKERSLKEGSMKDNTIENNDPFTLTPLPQGTALTAVGDIDLQPEDVGNALQFLEFCVVFRKILDIKKGQPEAVLRDILQGRSSRRGKCSLTIQFLSNLLSFLKEEEEKSSAETLTEGKNSWHADVKMLILKSPSVSRTTGLDSLGNDAEEFENLNPSEKIKILNFVCDELLGTVKIRDWIVDQNSKFAVKAKEAKEKVTAAKDEEKRLKQKMQNEIAQVIIAKNGAQLSISEHEAVVSQIKREAAEAQASVVESKNTYSKYNQRSEAVRLEPFFLGTDGNVYWTLKCYGDKSILLCQDVGTGDTAASDEKWSAFDAEQKEIIEKHINSLRAKMVRTHKVLRKPPHNNEATA, from the exons ATGGCGGTCATTTCAGGTTCTGAGTTGAAGAAAGAGAACGTCATTTCAGGTTCTGAGCTGAAGAAAGGGAAAATGAAGAAAGGAAAGCAATCTGAAAAGGGTATTTCTTCCCTTGCAAAGCGCAATAGTTCTCCCGGAATACGTCTTGTGGGTGGTCGAATTTATGATTCTGTTGATGGAAAGTCATGCCATCAG TGCCGCCAAAAGACTAGGGACTTTATGGTTGGTTGTAAGAATATGCGAACGAATAAGCTTTGTTCTATTAATTTCTGTCATAAATGCCTATCAAACAG GTATGGTGAGAAGGCAGAGGAAGTATCACTTTTGGAGGATTGGAAATGTCCAAAATGCAGAGGCATTTGTAACTGCAGTCTTTGCAT GAAGAAACGGGGTTGCCAACCCACTGGTCAACTTGTGCACACAGCAAAGGCAACTGGATATTCTTCTGTTTCAGATATGCTGGAGATTACTGGGATTAACAATAGTGATCAAATCAAAGTTCTGAAAGACAGGATCAGTTCATGGAAAAAGATCAATATTTCAAACAAT GAGGAAAGTATAGTTTCTTCAGAAAATAGAGGGAAGGAAAATTGTATTGAAGAGGTGAGTGACATAAATGCAAATTCTTCTGCCTTGTCCAAAAATCTCAGTGATAATCCATCTGCGGGATGTAAAAGGAAAAAGGTTAATGGAAAGCCTGATGGCACTTTGTCAAAGGATATTGTAGTGAATGACCTTGATGGTCCACATGATGGTAAAAAGAAACCAAAAAAGTTGATGCAAGGACAACCAGAATCAGAATTCGGTAGCAAGAAAGGCTCTGTTGCATCAGTGAAAGAAACTCTATCAATAGAGTCTGAAGATTTCAGAAAGATCAAGGAAAGATCTCTCAAGGAAGGTTCTATGAAAGATAACACTATTGAAAATAATGATCCTTTTACCTTGACTCCATTGCCCCAGGGAACCGCTTTGACAGCTGTTGGTGACATTGATTTACAGCCGGAAGATGTTGGGAATGCTTTacaatttttagagttttgtGTGGTTTTCAGAAAG ATACTTGACATCAAGAAGGGGCAACCAGAAGCTGTTCTCAGAGATATACTGCAGGGGAGAAGTTCGCGACGTGGAAAATGTTCTTTGACGATACAGTTTCTTAGTAACTTACTATCTTTCTTAAAAGAGGAGGAggaaaa ATCTTCAGCAGAAACCTTGACAGAAGGGAAAAACTCATGGCATGCTGATGTCAAAATGTTGATCTTAAAATCCCCCAGTGTTTCAAGAACCACGGGATTAGATTCTTTAGGTAATGATGCTGAAGAATTTGAGAACTTGAATCCCTCAGAAAAGATCAAGATCTTAAATTTTGTCTGCGATGAACTTCTTGGAACTgt aAAGATAAGGGATTGGATTGTtgatcaaaactcaaaatttgctGTAAAGGCAAAGGAAGCAAAAGAAAAAGTTACTGCTGCAAAAGATGAG GAGAAGCGCCTGAAGCAGAAAATGCAGAATGAGATAGCTCAAGTCATTATTGCAAAGAATGGTGCTCAACTCTCAATATCGGAACATGAAGCAGTTGTTTCTCAAATTAAACGTGAAGCAGCAGAAGCTCAGGCTTCTGTGGTGGAGTCAAAGAACACTTATTCAAAAT ATAATCAAAGATCTGAAGCTGTTAGGTTGGAGCCTTTCTTTTTAGGCACTGATGGTAATGTGTATTGGACACTAAAATGCTATGGTGACAAATCCATTCTTTTATGTCAAG ATGTAGGAACTGGTGATACTGCTGCATCAGATGAAAAATGGTCTGCTTTTGATGCTGAACAGAAAGAAATCATTGAGAAGCACATTAATTCTTTAAG GGCAAAGATGGTTAGAACTCACAAGGTCCTGCGGAAACCACCTCACAATAATGAAGCTACTGCTTAA